A genome region from Kiloniellales bacterium includes the following:
- a CDS encoding UbiH/UbiF/VisC/COQ6 family ubiquinone biosynthesis hydroxylase has protein sequence MLAAVASSEREGMAIAEIETEVLVVGGGMVGLTLACTLAGAGVPTVLLERRALDDMVEDAFDGRASAIAQGSRQALDTAGLWAGMAPQAQPILDIRVSDGQLGSAGLWEGAAPLFLHYDHREVGELPLGYIVENRAIRLALNAAAAAAPALTVLAPAALEQLDRGPAGVEARLAGGGRIRAQVAVAAEGRRSRLRAEAGIRCAEWSYPQTGIVCTIAHAEPHHGVAHEHFLPAGPFAVLPMVDDAEGRHRSSIVWTERCELAEAMLALDDAAFSAEMQRRFGDSLGRIRLLGQRWSYPLSLLHAERYIDRRLALVGDAAHGIHPIAGQGLNLGLRDVAVLAETLVDARRLGLDLGGGPALARYQRWRRFDNVMLTVVTDGLNRLFSNDFGPLRLARGLGLAAVGRIAPLKRLLMRHAMGLEGDLPRLIRGQPL, from the coding sequence ATGCTGGCCGCGGTGGCGAGTTCGGAGCGCGAGGGCATGGCGATAGCGGAGATCGAAACCGAGGTCCTGGTCGTCGGCGGCGGCATGGTCGGGCTGACCCTGGCCTGCACCCTGGCCGGCGCCGGGGTGCCGACGGTTCTGCTCGAGCGCCGGGCCCTGGACGACATGGTCGAGGACGCCTTCGACGGCCGGGCCTCGGCCATCGCCCAGGGCTCGCGCCAGGCGCTGGACACCGCCGGCCTCTGGGCCGGGATGGCGCCGCAGGCCCAGCCGATCCTCGACATCCGGGTCTCGGACGGGCAGCTCGGGAGTGCTGGGCTCTGGGAGGGCGCCGCGCCGCTTTTTCTCCACTACGACCACCGCGAGGTCGGCGAACTGCCGCTGGGCTACATCGTCGAGAACCGTGCCATCCGCCTGGCCCTGAACGCGGCCGCGGCCGCGGCGCCGGCGTTGACGGTCCTGGCCCCGGCCGCGCTGGAACAGCTCGACCGCGGCCCCGCCGGGGTCGAGGCGCGGCTGGCGGGCGGCGGGCGGATCCGCGCCCAGGTCGCCGTCGCCGCCGAGGGCCGGCGCTCGCGCCTGCGCGCCGAGGCCGGGATCCGCTGCGCCGAATGGAGCTATCCCCAGACCGGCATCGTCTGCACCATCGCCCACGCAGAGCCGCACCACGGCGTCGCCCACGAGCACTTCCTGCCGGCCGGGCCCTTCGCGGTGCTTCCCATGGTCGACGATGCCGAGGGCCGGCACCGCTCCTCCATCGTCTGGACCGAGCGGTGCGAGCTGGCCGAGGCCATGCTGGCCCTGGACGACGCCGCCTTCTCGGCGGAGATGCAGCGGCGCTTCGGCGACAGCCTGGGCCGGATCCGCCTGCTCGGGCAGCGTTGGTCTTATCCGCTGTCGCTGCTGCACGCCGAGCGCTATATCGACCGGCGCCTGGCCCTGGTCGGCGACGCGGCCCACGGCATCCACCCGATCGCCGGACAGGGCCTAAACCTCGGCCTGCGCGACGTCGCGGTCCTGGCCGAGACCCTGGTCGACGCCCGGCGCCTGGGCCTGGACCTCGGCGGCGGCCCGGCCCTGGCCCGCTACCAGCGCTGGCGCCGCTTCGACAACGTTATGCTGACCGTGGTCACCGACGGCCTGAACCGGCTCTTTTCCAACGACTTCGGCCCCCTGCGCCTGGCCCGCGGCCTCGGCCTGGCCGCGGTCGGCCGCATCGCGCCGCTGAAGCGCCTCCTGATGCGCCACGCCATGGGCCTTGAGGGCGACCTCCCCCGCCTGATCCGCGGCCAGCCGCTGTAG
- a CDS encoding Xaa-Pro peptidase family protein: MAPDTQPGPAQTPVVKPLLPSLSDSEDAVDLRRLRAYRLGRVRAQLRARDYAGILLFDPINIRYATGTRNMTVWILHNRARYCFIPTEGPVVLFDFHNCEHLSQGIETVDEVRPTCSWFYFGAGPKVAARAKAWADETADLVQRHGGGNRRLALDHCDPAGAAALAELGIEICEGQEVMELARLIKSPDELACMVQAIAVCEAGMAQMRETLEAGMTENELWSILHQVNIARGGEWIETRLLSSGTRTNPWFQECSDRIIRPGELVCYDTDLIGPFSYCADISRAHFCGPGRPSEEQRRLYTMAVEQIEHNIGILKAGMSFRELAELSYVLPPKFAPNRYSAVYHGVGLCDEYPHIAYAQDLEGVRGGYDGVVEAGMTLCVESYIGEVGGQEGVKLEEQVLVTETGVERLSTFPFEDDLLPRDV; this comes from the coding sequence ATGGCGCCCGACACCCAGCCCGGCCCCGCCCAAACCCCGGTCGTCAAGCCGCTCCTGCCGTCGCTGAGCGACAGCGAGGACGCCGTCGACCTGCGCAGGCTGCGGGCCTACCGCCTAGGCCGGGTGCGCGCGCAGCTGAGGGCCCGCGACTACGCCGGCATCCTGCTCTTCGACCCGATCAACATCCGCTACGCCACGGGCACGCGGAACATGACGGTCTGGATCCTGCACAACCGGGCGCGCTACTGCTTCATCCCGACCGAAGGGCCGGTGGTGCTCTTCGACTTCCACAACTGCGAGCACCTGTCCCAGGGCATCGAGACCGTCGACGAGGTGCGCCCGACCTGCTCCTGGTTCTACTTCGGCGCCGGACCCAAGGTTGCGGCGCGGGCCAAGGCCTGGGCCGACGAGACCGCGGACCTGGTGCAGCGGCACGGCGGCGGCAACCGGCGCCTGGCGCTCGACCACTGCGACCCAGCGGGGGCGGCGGCCTTGGCCGAGCTGGGCATCGAGATCTGCGAAGGCCAGGAGGTCATGGAGCTGGCCCGGCTGATCAAGTCGCCGGACGAGCTGGCCTGCATGGTCCAGGCCATCGCGGTCTGCGAGGCCGGCATGGCGCAGATGCGCGAGACCCTGGAGGCCGGGATGACCGAGAACGAGCTCTGGTCGATCCTGCACCAGGTCAACATCGCGAGGGGCGGCGAATGGATCGAGACCCGCCTGCTGTCCTCGGGCACCCGGACCAACCCCTGGTTCCAGGAATGCAGCGACCGGATCATTCGGCCGGGCGAGCTGGTCTGCTACGACACCGACCTGATCGGGCCCTTCAGCTACTGCGCCGACATCTCGCGCGCGCACTTCTGCGGCCCCGGGCGGCCGAGCGAGGAACAACGCCGCCTCTACACCATGGCGGTGGAGCAGATCGAGCACAACATCGGCATCCTCAAGGCCGGGATGAGCTTCCGCGAGCTGGCCGAGCTGTCCTACGTCCTGCCGCCGAAGTTCGCGCCCAACCGCTATTCCGCGGTCTACCACGGGGTCGGGCTCTGCGACGAGTACCCGCACATCGCCTACGCCCAGGACCTGGAGGGCGTGCGCGGCGGCTACGACGGCGTGGTCGAGGCCGGCATGACCCTCTGCGTCGAGAGCTACATCGGCGAGGTCGGCGGCCAGGAAGGCGTCAAGCTGGAGGAGCAGGTCCTGGTCACCGAGACCGGCGTCGAGCGCCTCTCGACCTTCCCCTTCGAGGACGACCTGCTGCCGCGGGACGTGTAA
- a CDS encoding DUF971 domain-containing protein, which yields MSERDAALETTHWPSEIRYVSAEKRLEIDFDNGVTFSYPAEYLRVESPSAEVQGHGPGQKQTVSGRRHVGILEIEPVGNYAVKIRFDDLHDTGIFSWKYLYELGEAREEKWQAYLDALAAQGLSRDPPDRG from the coding sequence ATGAGCGAGCGGGATGCCGCGCTGGAAACCACGCACTGGCCGAGCGAAATCCGCTACGTCAGCGCGGAGAAGCGCCTGGAGATCGACTTCGACAACGGGGTGACCTTCTCCTATCCGGCGGAGTACCTGCGGGTCGAGAGCCCCTCGGCCGAGGTCCAGGGCCACGGGCCGGGCCAGAAGCAGACCGTGTCCGGCCGGCGCCACGTCGGCATCCTGGAGATCGAGCCGGTCGGCAACTACGCGGTCAAGATCCGCTTCGACGACCTGCACGACACCGGCATTTTCTCCTGGAAGTACCTCTACGAGCTGGGCGAGGCCCGGGAGGAGAAGTGGCAGGCCTACCTCGACGCCCTGGCGGCCCAGGGCCTGTCCCGCGACCCGCCCGACCGGGGCTGA
- a CDS encoding Trm112 family protein produces the protein MSEEAKQGKGAGVDRKLLEILVCPVTKGPLEYDAEHQELISRQAGLAYPIRDGIPIMLRDEARPLES, from the coding sequence ATGTCCGAGGAAGCGAAGCAAGGCAAGGGCGCGGGCGTGGACCGCAAGCTCCTGGAGATCCTGGTCTGTCCGGTGACCAAGGGGCCGCTCGAGTACGACGCCGAGCACCAGGAGCTGATCAGCCGCCAGGCCGGCCTGGCCTATCCGATCCGCGACGGCATCCCGATCATGCTGCGCGACGAAGCCCGGCCGCTCGAGTCCTGA
- a CDS encoding LON peptidase substrate-binding domain-containing protein: MSPHPFDPDFEDLPPDLPVFPLPGALLLPRGHLPLNIFEPRYLCMVQDALAGSRLIGMVQPRDGEDDPGGAAIYDVGCAGQIAAFNETDDGRYLITLRGLLRFSVARELEPYNGYRRVAPTFDAFRGDLEEEAIELDRERLMTALRQFFAERELSVDWQAVARLNGETLVNTMAMLCPFEPPEKQALLEAQTLAARADTLFAVLEMSKVESGEDLVRH, translated from the coding sequence ATGAGCCCGCATCCCTTCGATCCCGACTTCGAGGATCTGCCCCCGGACCTGCCGGTCTTTCCCCTGCCGGGTGCGCTGCTTTTGCCGCGCGGCCACCTGCCGCTCAACATCTTCGAGCCGCGCTACCTCTGCATGGTCCAGGACGCCCTGGCCGGCTCGCGCCTGATCGGGATGGTCCAGCCGCGCGACGGCGAGGACGATCCGGGCGGTGCCGCGATCTACGACGTCGGCTGCGCCGGCCAGATCGCCGCCTTCAACGAGACCGACGACGGCCGCTACCTGATCACCCTGCGTGGCCTGCTGCGCTTTTCCGTGGCGCGGGAGCTCGAGCCGTACAACGGCTACCGCCGGGTCGCGCCGACCTTCGACGCCTTTCGCGGCGATCTCGAGGAGGAGGCGATCGAGCTCGACCGCGAGCGCCTAATGACGGCGCTGCGGCAGTTCTTCGCCGAGCGCGAGCTTTCCGTGGACTGGCAGGCGGTGGCCCGCCTGAACGGCGAGACCCTGGTCAACACCATGGCCATGCTCTGCCCCTTCGAGCCGCCGGAGAAGCAGGCGCTCCTCGAGGCCCAGACCCTGGCGGCCAGGGCCGACACGCTCTTCGCGGTGCTGGAGATGTCGAAGGTCGAGAGCGGCGAAGACCTGGTCAGGCACTGA
- a CDS encoding co-chaperone YbbN yields the protein MEPIIGLSGGSGAELPADLIKDANTESFTADVLDASRDVPVIVDFWAPWCGPCKQLGPALEKAVKAARGAVRLVKIDIDQNQALAAQLRVQSIPAVFAFFQGRPVDGFVGALPDSQIQSFVKRLAEATGGEVGPNPVDQALEQAQAALDQNQVGAASALYGQILAVEPENVTAIAGSIRCHLLSGDAQGAKEMYDALTAEMQAKPEVSAVAAAIELELAGGDAGDLAALHSQVGANPGDHQARFDLAMALYAAGQKEGAADELMEILRRDRNWNEEAARKQLVKFFEAWGPTDPLTLATRRKLSSLLFS from the coding sequence ATGGAACCCATCATCGGATTGTCGGGCGGATCCGGCGCGGAGCTGCCCGCCGACCTGATCAAGGACGCCAACACCGAGAGCTTCACCGCCGACGTCCTGGACGCCTCGCGCGACGTGCCGGTGATCGTCGACTTCTGGGCGCCCTGGTGCGGCCCCTGCAAGCAGCTGGGCCCGGCGCTGGAGAAGGCGGTCAAGGCCGCGCGCGGCGCCGTTCGCTTGGTCAAGATCGACATCGACCAGAACCAGGCCCTGGCCGCCCAGCTGCGGGTCCAGTCGATCCCGGCGGTCTTCGCCTTCTTCCAGGGCCGCCCGGTCGACGGCTTCGTCGGCGCCCTGCCCGACAGCCAGATCCAGAGCTTCGTCAAACGCCTGGCCGAGGCAACCGGCGGCGAGGTCGGCCCGAACCCGGTGGACCAGGCGCTGGAGCAGGCCCAGGCCGCCCTGGACCAGAACCAGGTCGGTGCCGCCTCCGCGCTCTACGGCCAGATCCTTGCCGTCGAGCCCGAGAACGTCACCGCCATCGCCGGCAGCATCCGCTGCCACCTGCTGTCCGGCGACGCCCAGGGCGCGAAAGAAATGTACGACGCCCTGACCGCCGAGATGCAGGCCAAGCCGGAGGTCTCCGCCGTGGCCGCGGCGATCGAGCTGGAGCTGGCCGGCGGCGACGCCGGCGACCTGGCGGCGCTGCACAGCCAGGTCGGCGCCAATCCCGGCGACCATCAGGCGCGCTTCGACCTGGCCATGGCGCTCTACGCCGCCGGCCAGAAAGAAGGCGCGGCCGACGAGCTGATGGAGATCCTGCGCCGCGACCGCAACTGGAACGAGGAGGCGGCCCGCAAGCAGCTGGTCAAGTTCTTCGAGGCCTGGGGGCCGACCGACCCGCTGACCCTGGCGACCCGGCGCAAGCTGTCCTCGCTGCTGTTTTCATGA
- a CDS encoding prolyl-tRNA synthetase associated domain-containing protein, which produces MSQTAQSEPEARLADGSVPATPEALLARLAALGIETRTVEHEPLFTVEQSKALRGQLPGGHTKNLFLRNKKGRMWLVTCLEDREVDLKALAAALEGGRFSFGSAERLMANLGVIPGAVTPFAVINDAGKAVQMVLDKALLDHDPLNFHPLDNARTTAIAPGDLLRFLEAVGHPPLILDLDGL; this is translated from the coding sequence ATGTCCCAGACCGCGCAGAGCGAACCCGAAGCCCGGCTGGCCGACGGCAGCGTGCCGGCCACGCCGGAGGCGCTGCTCGCGCGGCTGGCGGCCCTGGGCATCGAGACCCGGACCGTCGAGCACGAGCCGCTGTTCACCGTCGAGCAGTCCAAGGCCCTACGCGGCCAGCTGCCCGGCGGCCATACCAAGAACCTCTTCCTGCGCAACAAGAAGGGCCGGATGTGGCTGGTCACCTGCCTGGAGGACCGGGAGGTCGACCTCAAGGCCCTGGCCGCGGCCCTGGAAGGCGGGCGCTTCTCCTTCGGCTCGGCAGAGCGCCTGATGGCCAACCTGGGCGTGATCCCCGGCGCGGTCACGCCCTTCGCCGTGATCAACGATGCCGGCAAGGCGGTCCAGATGGTGCTGGACAAAGCCCTCCTGGACCACGACCCGCTGAACTTCCACCCGCTGGACAACGCCCGGACCACGGCCATCGCCCCGGGCGACCTGCTGCGCTTCCTGGAGGCCGTCGGGCACCCGCCGCTGATCCTCGACCTGGATGGCCTCTAG
- a CDS encoding peptidoglycan-binding protein, which produces MSARTKYRTRRGASLAAAALLALALPACTSASGEGSTIDTGTIGGAAAGGIAGALVSKNPLVIGGLAVAGGIAGNELIDKPRAEKKRKQAAVDRRAEQRAEQRRRLEYERQSELQREEVRQQIEEQRLYEEWKRERIRSGRDGANAETVDIASAQRLLKAHGLYQGPVDGILGPATEEAVRRFEAKQGRAQTGRLTPSLMSQMRATL; this is translated from the coding sequence ATGAGTGCGCGCACCAAGTACCGCACCCGGCGCGGCGCGAGCCTGGCCGCCGCGGCCCTCCTGGCCCTCGCGCTGCCGGCCTGCACCTCGGCCTCCGGCGAGGGATCGACGATCGACACCGGGACCATCGGCGGCGCCGCGGCCGGCGGCATCGCCGGCGCCCTGGTCTCGAAGAATCCCCTGGTGATCGGCGGCCTGGCCGTCGCCGGCGGCATCGCCGGCAACGAGTTGATCGACAAGCCGCGCGCCGAGAAGAAGCGAAAGCAGGCCGCCGTCGACCGTCGCGCGGAGCAACGGGCCGAGCAACGGCGGCGCCTTGAGTACGAGCGCCAGTCTGAGCTCCAGAGGGAGGAAGTCCGCCAGCAGATCGAGGAACAGCGGCTCTACGAGGAGTGGAAGCGCGAGCGCATCCGCTCCGGCCGGGACGGCGCGAACGCCGAGACGGTGGACATCGCCTCGGCGCAGCGCCTGCTCAAGGCCCACGGGCTCTATCAGGGGCCGGTGGACGGCATCCTCGGGCCTGCCACCGAGGAGGCGGTGCGCCGCTTCGAGGCGAAGCAGGGCCGTGCACAGACCGGCCGGCTGACGCCGTCCCTGATGTCGCAGATGCGCGCCACGCTCTAG
- a CDS encoding EF-hand domain-containing protein, with the protein MGGHSRVLGGLLAALVLWLPGAGVLAQDIEEQTRRIGFEAADTDGDGLLDEAEIAADTAAAFSALDSDGDYRLEASEVEVLGAERFKAIDDNGDGALSFSEVMDDKLDDIAEADQDKDGALSLDEVRNYEESQ; encoded by the coding sequence ATGGGAGGCCATTCTCGAGTCCTCGGCGGCCTGCTTGCGGCGCTCGTCCTATGGCTCCCGGGCGCGGGAGTCCTCGCCCAGGACATCGAGGAACAGACCCGGCGAATCGGCTTCGAGGCGGCCGACACGGACGGCGACGGCCTTCTGGACGAGGCGGAAATCGCGGCCGATACGGCCGCGGCCTTCTCGGCCCTGGATTCCGACGGCGACTATCGTCTCGAAGCGAGCGAGGTCGAGGTCCTCGGTGCCGAGCGCTTCAAAGCGATCGACGACAACGGAGACGGCGCCCTGAGCTTCTCCGAAGTCATGGACGACAAGCTGGACGACATCGCGGAAGCCGATCAGGACAAGGACGGCGCGCTTTCGCTCGATGAGGTCCGGAACTACGAAGAGTCGCAATAG
- a CDS encoding PAS domain-containing protein, translating to MISPQTREAGLFLEAYRRLQPAPDRLARKSDLRAEAFVRCLGNVFIVEAQPEGYRFRLFGTRIAEVIGEDHTGDYLHDVLESEDHAHVADLLRRCLRDRLAILSKERLFYSGKAYVEVEILRTPWSDEKGVPRFVSGTLARLGWSGRAFGANQRSHRVIEIIRDSAPRLEFAIDGGAEGCRR from the coding sequence ATGATCTCGCCTCAGACGCGCGAAGCGGGACTCTTTCTGGAAGCCTACAGGCGGCTGCAGCCCGCGCCGGACCGGCTCGCCCGCAAATCCGACTTGAGAGCCGAGGCCTTTGTCAGGTGCCTGGGCAACGTCTTCATCGTGGAAGCCCAGCCCGAGGGCTATCGGTTTCGCCTCTTCGGCACGCGGATCGCCGAGGTCATCGGCGAAGACCATACGGGTGATTACCTTCACGACGTTCTGGAGAGCGAAGACCATGCGCACGTCGCGGATCTTCTGCGGCGCTGTCTGAGAGATCGCCTGGCGATCCTCTCAAAGGAACGGCTGTTCTATTCCGGCAAGGCCTACGTCGAAGTCGAGATCCTTAGGACTCCCTGGTCGGACGAGAAGGGCGTGCCGCGCTTCGTGTCGGGGACCCTGGCCAGGCTGGGCTGGTCCGGCCGCGCCTTCGGTGCCAACCAAAGGTCTCACCGCGTCATCGAGATCATCCGCGACAGCGCGCCGCGGCTTGAGTTCGCCATCGACGGCGGCGCCGAGGGCTGCCGCCGTTGA
- a CDS encoding ATP-binding protein has product MNRRDFGLGFALFVILVGAVATVWYGLQFFSNQMLRELATQQAVRWGQVVNENLSDADATFQYGTISEEDQALIAAIATAGGVFRYKFFNQDGIIVVASRFEDLGTKNTKPYFAAEVQQGRTFAKVEREGFRELKDRYGSEVPYVVEAYVPVMKDGRFAGAIEVYVDSTATADYLSEEFTEEAVPTALGMIFLIAVMVAFILYSNVRDRNRQLQTMKRAHESMSRAEKEVLRLNEELEGRVQERTSELEHANEIAREAADGMKRLNEELERRVEERTMQMTKANDQLYRLNERMTKLNESLEQRVQERTAELQRANEEVKQLNTDLERRVEERTNELQQAQHDLVRQERLAALGQLTATVSHELRNPLGAIRTAIYLVRGKVMGHELGVEPALERADRSITRCDNIINELLDFTRSTPLALENARFDDWLDFTVGEQNLPESVTLQKNLSLGDLTTAFDHERLRRVIVNVFNNACEAMVEATESGEMDRPPVLNVTSRSNGQMVEVVFADNGPGIPEETLAKIFEPLFSTKSFGVGLGLPTVKQIMDQHGGGIEISSVIGTGTQVRFWLPVRQVQEQAA; this is encoded by the coding sequence ATGAATAGAAGGGACTTCGGTCTAGGCTTTGCGCTCTTTGTCATCCTGGTCGGCGCGGTGGCGACGGTCTGGTATGGCTTGCAGTTCTTCTCCAACCAGATGCTGCGGGAGCTGGCCACCCAGCAGGCGGTTCGCTGGGGCCAGGTGGTCAACGAGAACCTCAGCGACGCCGACGCCACCTTCCAGTACGGGACGATTTCCGAGGAAGACCAGGCACTGATCGCGGCCATCGCGACGGCCGGTGGCGTGTTCCGCTACAAGTTCTTCAACCAGGACGGCATCATCGTCGTCGCCTCCCGCTTCGAAGATCTGGGCACCAAGAACACCAAGCCCTACTTCGCCGCAGAGGTCCAGCAGGGCCGCACCTTCGCCAAGGTGGAGAGGGAGGGGTTCCGCGAGCTCAAGGATCGCTACGGCTCGGAGGTGCCCTACGTCGTCGAGGCCTACGTGCCGGTCATGAAGGACGGCCGCTTTGCCGGCGCCATCGAAGTCTACGTCGACTCGACCGCGACCGCCGATTACCTCAGCGAAGAATTCACAGAGGAAGCGGTTCCCACCGCGCTCGGCATGATTTTCCTGATCGCCGTGATGGTCGCCTTCATCCTCTACAGCAACGTTCGCGATCGTAACCGCCAGCTGCAGACCATGAAGCGCGCCCACGAATCGATGTCGCGGGCCGAGAAGGAGGTCCTGCGCCTGAACGAGGAGCTGGAAGGCCGTGTCCAGGAGCGTACCTCCGAGCTGGAGCACGCCAACGAGATCGCTCGCGAGGCGGCGGACGGCATGAAGCGCCTCAACGAGGAGCTGGAGCGCCGCGTCGAAGAGCGCACCATGCAGATGACCAAGGCCAACGACCAGCTCTACCGCCTGAACGAGCGCATGACCAAGCTGAACGAAAGCCTGGAACAGCGCGTCCAGGAGCGTACTGCCGAGCTGCAGCGGGCCAACGAAGAGGTCAAGCAGCTGAACACCGACCTCGAGCGTCGCGTCGAGGAGCGCACCAACGAGCTGCAGCAGGCCCAGCACGACCTGGTCCGTCAGGAGCGCCTGGCCGCCCTGGGTCAGCTGACCGCGACGGTGAGCCACGAGTTGCGCAACCCGCTGGGCGCCATCCGCACCGCGATCTACCTGGTCCGCGGCAAGGTCATGGGCCACGAGCTGGGCGTCGAGCCGGCGCTGGAGCGCGCCGACCGCTCCATTACGCGCTGCGACAACATCATCAACGAGCTGCTCGACTTCACCCGCTCGACGCCACTGGCGCTGGAGAACGCCCGCTTCGACGACTGGCTGGACTTCACCGTCGGCGAGCAGAACCTGCCGGAGAGCGTGACCCTGCAGAAGAACCTGAGCCTCGGCGACCTGACCACGGCCTTCGACCACGAGCGTCTGCGCCGGGTCATCGTCAACGTCTTCAACAACGCCTGCGAGGCCATGGTGGAAGCGACCGAAAGTGGCGAGATGGACCGCCCGCCGGTCCTCAACGTCACCAGCCGCAGCAACGGCCAGATGGTCGAGGTGGTCTTCGCCGACAACGGCCCCGGCATTCCGGAGGAGACCCTGGCCAAGATCTTCGAGCCGCTGTTCAGCACCAAGAGCTTCGGCGTCGGCCTCGGCCTGCCGACCGTGAAACAGATCATGGATCAGCACGGCGGCGGCATCGAGATCAGCAGCGTCATCGGCACCGGGACCCAGGTCCGCTTCTGGCTGCCGGTGCGCCAGGTGCAGGAGCAGGCCGCCTAA
- a CDS encoding ABC transporter substrate binding protein, with translation MKGKSIAIVLGVLAIGAVAVGGGYNYMMGGGGKRVLFIDSYHAGYAWSDGITAGIQQVMADSGVELRIHRMDTKRNTSEEFKKQAALEAKALIEEFKPDVVIATDDNAQKYLVVPYYRGSDLPFVFAGVNWDASPYGYPASNVTGMVEVSRPDELVNILRTLSGGVSLGSLTGDTATSRKEHAYYADQMNFNFDKASYVKTFEQWKQEFVRLQDEVDMLFMYNNAGIEGWNDDEAIRFVRENARIPSGSVQPWMAPYVLVAYTKNAQEQGEWAAKSALKILNGTSPSAIPMTKNKRGNMIINSQLAQRLQLEIPASLLNSADDIL, from the coding sequence ATGAAAGGCAAATCAATCGCCATCGTGCTGGGCGTCCTCGCGATCGGCGCGGTTGCCGTTGGCGGCGGTTACAACTACATGATGGGCGGCGGCGGCAAGCGCGTGCTGTTCATCGACTCCTATCATGCGGGCTATGCCTGGAGCGACGGCATCACGGCCGGGATCCAGCAGGTCATGGCCGACAGCGGCGTCGAGCTCAGAATCCACCGCATGGACACCAAGCGGAACACCTCGGAAGAGTTCAAGAAGCAGGCGGCCCTCGAGGCCAAGGCCCTGATCGAGGAGTTCAAGCCCGACGTCGTCATCGCGACCGACGACAACGCGCAGAAGTACTTGGTCGTGCCCTACTACCGCGGCAGCGACCTGCCCTTCGTCTTCGCCGGCGTCAACTGGGATGCCAGCCCCTACGGCTATCCGGCCAGCAACGTCACCGGCATGGTCGAGGTCTCGCGGCCCGACGAGCTGGTCAACATCCTGCGCACCCTCTCGGGCGGCGTCAGCTTGGGCTCGCTCACCGGCGACACCGCGACCTCGCGCAAGGAGCACGCCTACTACGCCGACCAGATGAACTTCAACTTCGACAAGGCTTCCTACGTGAAGACCTTCGAGCAGTGGAAGCAGGAGTTCGTGCGGCTCCAGGACGAAGTCGACATGCTGTTCATGTATAACAACGCCGGCATCGAAGGCTGGAATGACGACGAGGCGATCCGTTTCGTCCGCGAGAACGCGCGCATTCCCAGCGGCTCGGTGCAGCCGTGGATGGCGCCCTACGTGCTGGTCGCCTACACCAAGAACGCCCAGGAGCAGGGCGAGTGGGCGGCCAAGTCCGCTCTGAAGATCCTGAACGGCACCTCGCCGTCCGCGATTCCGATGACCAAGAACAAGCGGGGCAACATGATCATCAACTCGCAGCTCGCGCAGCGGCTGCAGCTTGAGATCCCCGCCAGCTTGCTGAACTCGGCGGACGACATCCTCTAG
- a CDS encoding substrate-binding domain-containing protein — MKHHARAVAATVLLVFAAPAAQAADLTWAGCAGWTPGLVEDLAAAYTAQSGFSVTVQGGGSTQGIRDVAAGRAEVGCSTRHKVSNPDERGAKLVTVGWDSLVAIVHPSNPVTRISKSDLQAVLEGKITRWNALGGPDLPIEVVVRGDPESGVGLLLRSILFGDPRHAFADGVTSKPDSAAVEAEVERNPGALAVTLGGRVAARQVKALGLGNAVSGYDTIASGGYPLVIPMYLVVPKRASDDVMNLLKLVKGNAGQQIIKSKGLVTMKDGKDLFARYQKSIAEARKNAAE; from the coding sequence ATGAAACATCATGCCCGAGCGGTTGCCGCGACCGTCCTCCTCGTGTTCGCGGCGCCGGCCGCCCAGGCGGCCGACCTCACCTGGGCCGGCTGCGCCGGCTGGACGCCCGGCCTTGTGGAAGACCTGGCCGCCGCCTACACGGCTCAGAGCGGATTCTCGGTCACGGTGCAGGGCGGCGGTTCGACGCAGGGCATTCGAGATGTCGCTGCAGGTCGCGCCGAAGTGGGCTGCAGCACGCGGCACAAGGTCTCCAACCCGGACGAGAGGGGCGCTAAGCTGGTCACCGTCGGCTGGGATTCCCTCGTGGCCATCGTGCACCCCTCGAACCCGGTCACCCGGATCTCGAAGAGCGACCTGCAGGCCGTGCTCGAAGGCAAGATTACCCGCTGGAACGCGCTGGGCGGTCCCGATCTGCCCATAGAGGTCGTGGTCCGCGGCGATCCGGAGTCCGGGGTCGGCCTGCTTCTGCGCTCGATCCTCTTTGGCGATCCGAGACACGCCTTCGCCGACGGCGTTACCTCGAAGCCGGACTCCGCGGCGGTCGAGGCCGAAGTGGAACGCAATCCCGGCGCGCTTGCAGTGACGCTGGGCGGCCGGGTCGCGGCGCGACAAGTCAAGGCGCTCGGCTTGGGCAATGCAGTCTCCGGCTACGACACGATCGCCTCGGGCGGCTATCCGCTGGTCATCCCGATGTACCTCGTCGTGCCGAAGCGCGCGAGCGATGACGTCATGAACCTGCTCAAGCTGGTCAAGGGCAACGCCGGACAGCAGATCATCAAGTCCAAGGGCCTGGTCACCATGAAGGACGGCAAGGATCTCTTCGCCCGCTACCAGAAGAGCATCGCCGAGGCACGCAAGAACGCCGCCGAATGA